The DNA sequence ACAGCAGCTTGGAATTACTACTAATTGATAAGACTAATTTGTAGAACATTATAATCTTACGCATAGGCCCTTTCTTGAAGTGATGACCACTGTAGTgaatttatcataaaattgagaatggaaatggggaatgtgccaaagagagaacaacccgaccataaaaaagacaacatcagaaggtcaccaacaggtctttaatgcagcgagaaattcccgcacccggaggcgtccttcaactggcccctaaacaactatatatactagttaagtgataatgaacgccatattaaactccaaattgtacacaagaaactaaaattaaaaataatacaagactaacaaaggccagaggctcctgacttgcgacagacgcaaaaatgcggcggggttaaacatgtttatgagatctcaaccctccctctatataTCATGACTGTAGGACTACTGATGCTATACATGACAATCATTTTGATCTAAATGGCCATTTTCAGGGTCCTAGGACCTCGGTTGGTTTCTgtgtaaaaggcatttgcaatCAATAAGCAAGATGAATAAGTATGACTGCACATAAGGAAGAGCGTTTGATTTTAATGCTTAAAGTACCTTGATTTTATTTGGCTTACCTTAGCTTCTTTTTTGTAGTGCAAATACATCTATGATGGGATAGTAGTTAGATGCTACTATTAATTAGCTTTGTTACTTGTGCAATACTTGCCTGTAAAAGATACACTTCCCCATATACTTCACACATGTAGAAAGCCAAGTTATTGTAACATGGCCATGTTTGATCAATAATGAGAAGTCTAACAGGAGAAATAGTTTCCGTCTatcatagatataaaaagatgtgatatgagcgccaatgagacaactcttcatccaagttacaattggtagaagtaaaccattatgttGTGCCTTTTTTTTTCCCTCTTctagttgatatgtttccctctgttttggtttgtaacccggatttgttttttctcaattgatttatgacttttgaacaccgctatactactgttgcctttatttataggtcaaagtacggtcttcaacacggaccATTGGCTCACATATTAAGGGCCCAAagaaatactagtgtaaaactattcaaacagaaaaaccaacgatCCAATATAGTATAACATTTGACAAAATGCCGTCAAATAAATAAACGTACAGAggtaaataaaatagttttgttgtatatataaatatgtgttAGCACAGCAAATCTTTAAAGCATCAAGAGGTCCGGGTTAGCACTCGGTCTTCTTTAAGTCCCTATAAACAATCTACGGATAGATCTGATTTCGAAACACTATTCCAAATTGCCTTAGTCGTATTTAACACACTGTCTCATTAACTTCACTTTTGATTTGTCTAGAATCGAGTGTTACTGATGAGTATGATGTAGACAAAATCATAAGACTAGTATCGCTGATGATTTTTATTACCTTCTATCTAATGGATACTAGTACCATTTAAAtctttcaactgaattttaaataGATTATATAACTTAATTCGAACATAAATATCACACTTTGATGTTATGTTTCTAGTACAGACGTTTTTGACAAGGTACAATGATGGACTATGTCACAGAAATTGGTAAAAGATATCATACACCTTTGGCATATTGATCCTTGACTGAAAATCGTAAAATTCAATTATGcatttattacttttatttacTAATTCATAGTTTACTTAAACAATACCCTGCTTTTATCGAATCTAACCTAactaatttttttcataaatgaattgTGTATCGTTTGAAGCTAGAAGCGTACGACGTATTTAAGTGTAAGCCATGCATTAATATAATAAATCTGACCAGTCCACAATTACTGTGCTAcctatttttatcattttcattttttttttaccttttttaaaagcgtaaattaattttataaataaatctttattttttccaCATTTGCTCCAATTCGGAATCTTCTTTAACACGATTTTGTATTGTAGGTCTAAGAAAATAAATGGTAGTAAGAACCAACACTGTAAATGCTAGCATAGCCAGTACAATCTGATCGGCACGAGGTTTGTGATTAGTCAGTAACCGAGTCTGATAGCTGATGTCTATCATAGCTGCATTAAATTGTTCAAAAGTAACAAGCGAAACCATAATGTGGAATATCTGATGTCCTTGTCCAATGAAATCAAATTTTCCAGGATAGAATTTCTCGGGTATGtgacaagaaaaaaagaaaacagatacAAGCATGTAAACAAACATACGGGTATGATGATTCGGGAATGATATTGCATTATCCATTAAACTGTCATAATATCTAGCATAAACTACAGAGGAAACTAACACAAATTGAAATCCGAATGAGCATATGCTCCATAACTTTCGCTGAAATGGATACGGTCGTCTATAGTGAAGTTTGGAAACGGTACAGCAGAGGAATCCAAACCAGCTCATTACTACAACCACAGGAAGGAAACAGTTCTCCAACATTGCGTAGTATTTCTCATGACAACTACAGTAGTATACGAGTATGCAAGCACCTAACGCATAGTATCCTATCCCCATGTAGTCAAGAGTATAACATGTATAGTGATATATAGGAGATTTGGAGTGTAAGGTGTGCGCAAGGACGCTGAACAATGTGTACATGATAGAACCAAATGCAAAGCATAACAACACAGAAACATATGTTGCGTCTTCTAAATTGTTGATGCAGATATACGTTTTCAAAAATACGAAACAAAATGGCACTAGATGAGTCCAAATATTAACAGTTTCATTATGAAATTGAAATATGCTCTTGAGATAGTAAATGACCGTCTGGTATTCCAACCGATATCCATATATGACTCCCGGTTCGACGTACGTTAACGACACTTTATCCACAGTCACTGTTGGTATGTGAATCAAAACTAACATTCCTTTAAAGAGCTTAAGTATTTCACAGTAAGCCATGATTTTCctgtaaatattaaatatatacattaatacatttttttcacgAATAACGCTTAAATTGCTTACAGAAATTACAAGAATAATTCAAAATTGCAAACTAGGGAAGAAAAGAGAACGTTTGATAAATcttaaagtaaaaaaagttgtgcagtcatcattttttttatagagtATCTTTAAGTTAAAGTTGCCAAGTGTATATACGTAGAAATTACCGAccgaatttttttattaattcaaacAGCATTATCGatatatatctaaatatgaaatttataagtGATTTTGTTGTATCTATTCCCTTGGTTTTAATGAAAGTTGTCTTctcaaacattttttaaatgatttcagTATGAAAACGTTGAAAATGGTGATATTTGCATATGAAAACAATAATGTTTTATGCATTATTAGCTGGGATAACAGCATTAAAATGCAGATTGCCCAAAGGGCTTCAAATGTATGGCTTACTAAAATGTTGGGGCAGTTAATTTTCGTCGAACTTGTTCATAAATGAATGATCGAAAAAGTGTGAATTCATTGACATGAAGTGGTATGCTGATCTCTTCAGTAGAGTACACCGTTAAATTGGTGTCCTACTGACATATACACCACATCTccattaaacttttttttctaaatagatAAAATCATTTCAAATCACTTAAAATTTTTGGATAAAATAACAAACAGTGAACAGTACGAATTTTACTGCACTAGATGATTTAGACAAATAATGTTCCTTTAgagatttcaaaatatttatatgctAATATCCAAAATCGTATAAGACGTTGCAATGCCAATTTAACCGAAAATGATGAACAGTAGAATTAAAAAGCATTTATTAATTATGAGTACATACTAGCATTCAAGAACGTGAAATTTGAATcaaaacatatgttttattattattttaccgTAATCGTGTTTTCTCTTCAAAGTCAAGTTTGATTCCCTCACTGGATCATCGCTGTCCGGTAGCTGTTTATTTCAGATCGTTGTTTGTGTACCATTCgtctattttcattaatattctaaAGTTGTATTCTTGGATTTACACAGTAATAAGTTACAGTTTGTCAATGGAGCAAGAAAAGGTCGCTGAATCGGAATAAACAAACTAAATGTTTTACTAATCGCTGAATCGTATCAAATAAACTATATGTTTACAACATATATATGGTATGGTTTGTGTGTAGTATTTccttttaatatttgaataagaCAGGAAGGAAATATGGCAAGATATAGATACTTGTCTTATTAATTACAAAATATCGTTGTGATTTTCCCCTAAACAATCTGTGTAATAGGATTACAAATTAACACTCGTAAACACAAATCTCGCATACATacaattatacaaatatttgttcattcaacAACGACTTTGAAATTAAGAAATAatagaatataaattattttttggatTGGCAACGTTGAAAGCCTTCCATGCAATTTGCTTTTAGAATTTTCAAATGTGAAATAACCATAGGGATGTCAGATATGAGAAGAATCACAATTAAAGTGGCCAAAATGACGGCAGCCACAGATCCTATGCCACGTGAGCTTGGTCTTGGGTCGGCGGCAgaaatctttgtatttttgtaaCTAGAAAGCGTTGTTTTATCTATGGATAACTCTTTCACCAGTTGATCGACCTTTTCCTGAAGTGTTTCATTTGATTGTTTTGGAGTCGTGTCACAGTTGCATTCACAGTCTATCAAAAGAAAATACATGTTAATGACTAGTAGTATTtttaacataatatttttatgttatttgaaatacttttaattgtatTAGACACCAAACTTACGGTTCTATGTGAATTAACGTAAAGCACAATATTccttttaaccggatttttgtgacaaaaatgtcggtaattgatttggggatgtacggcgggcgggcgggcgggtggtcgggcggcaatcaaatgttgtccgtgcattaactcatgaaccgttcaaccaaagcttttaaaattttaatatgttgttactgacaactaaatgaaggtcaagttcaataatggcgattttgacttttaccgttcaggagttatggttcttgaaagattgaaaaatggagtttccagtcgtgtccgtgcatttacgcatgaactgttctatcgaagcttcccaaattttaatatgttgttaccaatgacaaaatggaggtcaagttcaataatgacgattttgacttttaccgttcaggagttatggttcttgaaggattgaaaaatggagtttccagtcgtgtcagtgcatttacgcatgaactgttctaccaaaacttcccaaattttaatatattgttactgatgacaaaatggaggtcaatttTAATAATGaccattttgacttttaccgttcaggagttatggttcttgaaagattgaaaaatggtgtttcctgtcgtgtccgtgcattttctcataaaccattcaaccaaagcttttgaaatttttatatgttgttaccaatgacaaaatggaggtcaagttcaataatgacgattttgacttttaccgttcaggagttatggattttgaaagatcgtaaaatggtgtttcccttcacgttgttgcatttactaatgaaccattcaatctaagcttttcaaattttaatatgttgatactgactacaaaatggaggtcaaatttgatattgacgattttcactttcatcattcatcagttatggttcttgtgatattgccaggacacaaataaatgttcataaatccggtttgctgtcgttgtgacagcctcttgttttttacTGTAATGAACTGctaatttgtcttattttttattaaattttgccTTCTTACAAATTGTAGAAAAATCTTTGATTTAAACTCAAACTACATAAATTCAGTTTTAAAGTTAGCTTGAGATTTGAGTAACTTGTTGTAATTCTGTTCTGATTGTTCGTGCTTATTGTTttagtttaagttttttttatctttttcttaaaGGTTATCAATCTAATACCGTAGTacaataattaaatattgttataggttgcatttctgtaaatattgacaatgcaatttcccataggaactccttttacggctaaaactgtaccacttttactatgaagtttttaaaaaaatcttatcctagaattgaaagttcatatgcaccacaatttgtttcaaaggtcaaaatatagggctgtgctgcatattttcaacgtttatatgccctgaacttctcagagtttaaacttacactaattttcttaactacccctacctcgaatgaaaggttaccacagatttcaatgtaaacaatatgcacgtgtttatttactggtaacattcccaagttctgtctctgcgatatggaacacagagagcataactgggaaccagtatgtaaacaaaatgaattttctatgaatattcaattactccccaaaagaggcgtgttttgagaaacagctgtatttacaaagtgcaacctatataggTCCTGACATcgattatatttttgaaaattttctaaCAAAGTCCTATTTTGTTTAGTTATTACACAGTTGTTTCTAAACTATATGTATTGCTTTGATGAAAGAATGGAGAAATGAAACGAGGAATGTCTCAAATAATCCGTGActagaccaaagagcagaaaaaagcaCAAAGCTACCAATggtagttgtatatgtatattcgaagaaattaaattttctttaatgaagaatgaacatcaaaattaaataaaagttatttatttatttttgtttcttgttgGAAATTATAATGCCAATTATCCAAAAtggcataaaaaaatattctaaatcattTGAAGATTAACATTCTTGTCAAAATCATTTAGTTTTAGATGTTTCGTAAAAAAGATCTGACAGTGtcttcaaataaaatacaaaataatttggcTACTAAAAAGAAATTTTACAGTGTTAGAAGATaacaatataattattaaaattatgGTCAGAAAAATGTCAGACTAGCTACAAAATTATATGATGCTTTGATTTCTTATATTGTGATATTGTGCGTCTCATGTTAGATTAACATTAAACACCACCACATTCTCAATGTGGCTTTCATAagtctgtatatttgtttttcgtaaattgtattGCTATAAAATTAGGCCGATAGTTTTTCATTTGAGTTGCATCACATTTTTCTCCTTGAGGTTTTTTGTAGATGAACATACAATATTGGCTTTTCCTtgatgttgaaggccgtactgagTGAGACATAAATGCTTAAATTTTCTTCATTTCAACCCTGGTGGATAATTGtcacatttgcaatcataccagatatccttatttttaaagtttgtatcTGTATTGTTGTTATTAATTGCTATATTGTTATTACTAATTGCTGTATTGCTGTTATTATTTCCTGTTCCATAGAAACATCCAATAGTATCTAGGAGACCATTTCCAATTTTCGTCAAAGGGCATGCCTATTAAGAAAAAAACAGTCATTTAGTCTTGTTCTATTCATTGATTAGTTACACGTGATTAATAAATGATAGATGATGTTATATATAAAACGTTTAGTAAGAAATAACAGTGTTAAGAAACACATACAAAAGGACAGTTTAATTCTCGTAAAGCAGTTACTATTATTCCAACAGATTAAATGAATATGAAGCATACCCTACTCCTTTAATGCTATCATGATTATCATTAAGTATTTACCAAAGTGTTAATCTTTATTGCTGCAATATGTGAAGCGACCAGTAAGGCATccctgtaaaacaaaatattccgTGTTCGAGTTATGCTTGTAAAGTTGTCGTTGATTGGTTTTTGAGGTGTTTCAGTGAGCTGTTTATTAGACGGCactaaagaaaatgaaatatctCCACCAAATGATCTACAAATGAGCACCACAAGAATAGTTAAGTTTGATCTGATTTCTTGTTCTACTGGAACCAAGTCCAAGTAATCCGCGCGGGTGACATGGTAGTTAGATATATCTCCGCTTGCATCCTCGATTTCGATCTGATTATCGGTCTCTGAACTTACTACTCTATAAAAACAATCCAGATCCTCCATATCGGAAACATCTCTCAAGACATACTTATAGTCCCAGGCATTCAAAGGCATAAGTTGTTCGTAAAATACAGAAGTTGTGGAATAACCTCCGCAATATAACTGAAAAGGTTTGTTGCCTTTAATATACATCCCAGTTACATCAATTGTTGATGATTCTAACGTGAGTGTCTCATATTCGTTCAGATATATTTTTTGTTCAGATCCTACAATATTTCCATCATAGTAAACTGCCCCGAATCCAGGCTTAGGAAACACACGTATTTCAGTATTTGTGTATACAGATACAATATAACAGGAACTCCATTGACTATTGTTTATGTCTGTATAATTTAGATATGATACCACCATATATTCATATCCTAGACTATTTATGGGAAGTGCTAAATATCCAAACATTCCGTCTTGAAAATATCCAATAACATAAACAGATATGAGAAAGTTTGACTCAATTCTTAACAGCTTACTAGAAACACTACTTATAACGTCAACACTGTACGACGGCTCTGTGTTATTACAAAGGATGGACTGATTGGTAATTTCATCATAATATAtggaaatatttgtcaaatctGTACATGATAAGAACAATCTTAGGGTTGCATTTGCTGGTTGTAGTACAATAAACTCTACTCCGTAACTGTCGGTTGTATTAtctgttcaaaataaataaaattgttgttTACACCATCAAAGGTACTGCGGTGAAACGCATGACTTACATTCTCATTTGAAAGTGATAAACTAAATACTAGcgaacacataaaaaaaaacctgtggcAATTTATTTCACGCAAATGACGTCTTTTCTCTTAGGGTTATCAATTAATAACTTACATATTTTATAACACGAACTTAATATTATCTGATACATATATACTTAGCGTATTCAATTGTTTGTCAAAAGTCTTCTTTGTCTTTAAGGTTTTGTTCTGTGGGTTTCTATCATAGTTCATAGTTTTCCTGGCCTCACACCGgtctttgtttttttacttttttaattgttcTATTCAACCATAATACATGACATGTTTTAAATTAGTCAAATACCAATAAACAAGGattgcatataaaaaaatatctgtctTATATAAAACGAATTGTCTTTAAAATACATAACGGATTCCTAGATTTACCTAAATCATATTCTtagtttcaatttaaaaatagtaATATAACATAAAgaacgaactccgaggaaaattcaaatcggaaagtccattatcaaatgTCACAATAAAAGGTCAAACACGTCAAACTAAtaaataacaacagtcatatttctgacttggtacaggcaatttcttatgtagaaaaaggtagattaaatctggttttatagctagcgaaacctctcacttgtattatagtcgcataaaattccattataatgacaccaatgtgtgaacaaaacaaacagacaaaatagatagaaatgtaaaaaaaaaaataataataggggtacagcagtcaacattgtgtaataaataaccttttttttttttttattatttctttattgcGCTTATCTTTGCTGTTATGACAAATTACACGACCTACAGCAGTTAGCCGAGTATCCCTGTGAATTAATCACTGGATAACCAGGGAATTTATTCAGTGAATTCATATTTATAGATAGTTTGTTAGTTTTACAATtcattgttattacatacattttacaaaatatattgtcTCATGATTACGGAAAGTGTACAGTTTTGTCCGGTTCTTTTTCTAAAGGTTAAAACTTTCTGATCATTGACCTAACCTTATTGATGAAAAGCGTTATAATCTTTatcattataaaacattttttttaaaatatgactacaaagaaaaacaaaaaaggatATAGAAACATTATCAAAAATACATAAGACATAGGTAAAACAattttaccatagcacaataacagaAGGAAGATATTGGTCAATAACGCTTCATATAGAGTTACAAAGAAAAGTAGTCAACTCTTTAGCGTTAGCATAcactatcattgatatggtaatattGATAgattaactttttcaaaactttgaataataatgaaactcatcatagataccaggattgaaattttgtatttgcgccagacgcgtgtgttgtctacaaaagacccatcagtgacactcgaataaaagaagttttgaaaacagtaaatttataattattttcgactatatcaatgataatttagtGCCTACTACTGGACTGGTAATGAATTGATTGAAAAATGAGGATTTTTTACTCAacgaatagattatcttagctttatttggcaaaatcCTTCGGAAGTTTTGTTCTCAATTctcttcaattttgttttcaagtcgggatttttttatatgagcgtcactgaagagtcttttttagacgaacaACGCGACCGATGTATacaatttcaatcctgatatccAAGATAATATATATCCATGTATACGTAGTTTATTCAATTGGTTGTTTGTAAAAAGTCTTCATTGTATGAGGTACTGTTTCTATGTTAGTTCTTAGTATTCCTGGTCTCACAGCGCAAATATTATTTATTGCTATGTTTCATCATAAGACTTGGGACGTTTTGTATTAGACAAATACCATTGACAAAGATGGTCGCTTATTAAAAAAGATATGGGGCTTATATTAGAGGACTTGTTCTCAATgcttttactttttaacttttttctaatTCCCAAATTAACCTAGTTGATATCATGAGTTGTAAATTTTCTCCTTAAAAACAGTATTAGACATTGGCTATAAACGCttcaaaagagtaaaaaaagaccGTAATTAAAAAAGAAGACTAGGTTGTTTTCGAAGCAATACACGTACGGTTTATCGGACGTGTGCCtatgcataataaaaataaaaagaaaaaagaaaaaaataataaaatcgttTCTCCTTTTAACTAATGTGTCTTTCAAATACCTTTTGTAGTATTTTATAATTCTCTCCTTTTAGAGTTCATGCGATTCCCtcatttttagtttttaaccATCGATTTGTATCTTTACTTAATGGATTATGAGATTTAAAGATCGGTTAACTAGATATGCCTTAAATGATTGAAGACTAATAGTTATATGACAGAGGACATCATGCTTTACATTTGGATCAGTATTGACGACCCCATCACGTCTCCAAAAAACAGACCACCAAACATCCGAGGAATCTAGAAATTGCTAAGGATGATATAGTTTAGACTGTATTTAGAGCCTTAGGGTATTGATTGTATAACCTACTCTATTAGTATAATTTAGATTAGTATGATAGATACTGCTTGTGATTCTAAAACCTGCTCCACAATAgccatttaaaagtttttaaaaggctgttagtcataaaaaaaataggttatTATATCCATGTTAGGTATAATATAGTCTCACTCTAACTTACCAATTAAATCAGTATTTTAGAGAATGTTTTCGGATGCATAATCCATACTTAACACATGAATAAGGTTTATAAAGGCTGTTAGAATGAACAaaatttactttacttttttaCTATTTGAACCAGTCTTGTATAGGTTTGCCTACTATAAACTTACCTTCTGGGTCAATACATGTAGTAGCCTGCATGCTGgggaaaatatttcataattacGAATTGGATTAGTATTTTAGAGACGGCTAGGGATACAACATATACTAACAATTTGAATCAGTTATATACCATCAGTTTGGTATATTACAGTCTACCCCATACTTACCATTTGGATCAGTATTATAGAGACTGCTTGGAATACTATAATCTTCTTCTATGATAACCTATTAAAATAACAGTAAAAGTCTAattgattttatatattatagaaaGGGATAATTAAGGTTCAATAGCTTCTTTTGTATGCAGCTCTTTTGTAAGAAGGAAATAATGTTTAGAAACGGAAGCTCTGTAAAATCCTATCATCTTTGAGACAGACATTCTATATAAAGGCTTTTCTGGATATTTGCTTCATACAAATTGAAAGTGCGCGGCATGGATTAATCTCTTTAGTCTTAAGTCGTAAATTTCTCAACTGATCCTCGTCATTTCTTTTTATGTAAGTTATGTTATCGCTATTTTATGCGTTTTTCCTTTGGTCTTTAAgtgcgataatttttcatatcatgctactcgctagAGATGGAAAactatcgctagaaactaa is a window from the Mytilus galloprovincialis unplaced genomic scaffold, xbMytGall1.hap1.1 HAP1_SCAFFOLD_252, whole genome shotgun sequence genome containing:
- the LOC143061260 gene encoding membrane progestin receptor beta-like; this encodes MYTLFSVLAHTLHSKSPIYHYTCYTLDYMGIGYYALGACILVYYCSCHEKYYAMLENCFLPVVVVMSWFGFLCCTVSKLHYRRPYPFQRKLWSICSFGFQFVLVSSVVYARYYDSLMDNAISFPNHHTRMFVYMLVSVFFFSCHIPEKFYPGKFDFIGQGHQIFHIMVSLVTFEQFNAAMIDISYQTRLLTNHKPRADQIVLAMLAFTVLVLTTIYFLRPTIQNRVKEDSELEQMWKK